The genomic window GATTTTATATCCTTATATGTGCAAGTCTTTTTATAGTTCACATTTCAATTGCACGACCATTGACCGAATACTTTTCAGAGCCTGCACTTTTTGAGGTGCTAATAGCTTTGTCCTTTACATTCCTATTAATACCCTGGATTGCTTTACCTTCAGCCCTACTTTCAAGAGAGATGGACTTTAAAAAGAAGTCCATTGCTGATCTGATAGCATCTATACTATCAGCAACCATTGCCCTGACTATGGCCATCAATAACTTTCAACATTGGGCCTTAGTAACGTCTATGATATTTATGTTTGTTTACCAAGCTATCAGCTATTGTGTGATTGCAAAATTTATCGTAGTCCCTAGCTTCCACTTCAGTAAGATAAAGCATTTTATTGCTTTTGGTAGCATTATTACCCTTACATCAATCATCTGGTCTCTTTACACTAAGGTTGATCTACTGATTGCTGGCCGGTTCCTCACGACAGAACAAATTGGAATCTTTGCTGTTGCTGCTAGCCTGGCAATGTTACCGATGACTAAACTAATTCCTATTATTGGACAAGTCGCTTTCCCTCTATACTCAAAAAAACAACAAAACCAACATGAAATTAAATACTATTTTCTCAAGAGTCAACGTTTAGGAGGGATCATTTCATTCCCCATTTTTTTCGGAATGGCTGCTACTGGATATTACACATTACCTTTAATTTTGGGAGACAAATGGTCAGATACGGCTCTTCCCTTCACGTTACTTTGCCTTGTAGTACCTCTCAGATTCTCAATGAACCTCTTCTCTCCAGCAACTAAAGGCATTGGTAAACCCAAAGTCAATCTGGTTAATACATTAATTATGATAACCAGCTTATCAATAGGAGTAATAGTCTTTATAGACCATGGCATTTTAGGTTTAGTGTTAGCTTGGCTAGTAGTAACACCCATACAATTTATCTTATGTACCAATATATC from Spartinivicinus poritis includes these protein-coding regions:
- a CDS encoding lipopolysaccharide biosynthesis protein; protein product: MDKTFTQKAKTALFWTATARFGAQLFSWASTFLVIRYINSTAYGIISLAEISFSLFVLISSNGLAESLIQTKELSKNQIRNLLGFYILICASLFIVHISIARPLTEYFSEPALFEVLIALSFTFLLIPWIALPSALLSREMDFKKKSIADLIASILSATIALTMAINNFQHWALVTSMIFMFVYQAISYCVIAKFIVVPSFHFSKIKHFIAFGSIITLTSIIWSLYTKVDLLIAGRFLTTEQIGIFAVAASLAMLPMTKLIPIIGQVAFPLYSKKQQNQHEIKYYFLKSQRLGGIISFPIFFGMAATGYYTLPLILGDKWSDTALPFTLLCLVVPLRFSMNLFSPATKGIGKPKVNLVNTLIMITSLSIGVIVFIDHGILGLVLAWLVVTPIQFILCTNISCKALNIRFKEFIQSLLPGFLASTVMAILVLSFYFKTYGWLSDFQIFIAAIIIGSLTYLAFLSLFFKETLKELTSFLKTS